A window of Bos taurus isolate L1 Dominette 01449 registration number 42190680 breed Hereford chromosome 19, ARS-UCD2.0, whole genome shotgun sequence contains these coding sequences:
- the MED1 gene encoding mediator of RNA polymerase II transcription subunit 1 isoform X1, which yields MSSGGHQHLVSCLETLQKALKVTSLPAMTDRLESIARQNGLGSHLSASGTECYITSDMFYVEVQLDPAGQLCDVKVAHHGENPVSCPELVQQLREKNFDEFSKHLKGLVNLYNLPGDNKLKTKMYLALQSLEQDLSKMAVMYWKATNAGPLDKILHGSVGYLTPRSGGHLMNLKYYASPSDLLDDKTTSPIILHENNVPRSLGMNASVTIEGTSAMYKLPIAPLIMGSHPVDNKWTPSFSLVTSANSVDLPACFFLKFPQPLPVSRAFVQKIQNCTGIPLFETQPTYVPLYELITQFELSKDPDPLPLNHNMRFYAALPGQQHCYFLNKDAPLPDGRSLQGTLVSKITFQHPGRVPLILNLIRHQVAYNTLIGSCVKRTILKEDSPGLLQFEVCPLSESRFSVSFQHPVNDSLVCVVMDVQDSTHVSCKLYKGLSDALICTDDFIAKVVQRCMSIPVTMRAIRRKAETIQADTPALSLIAETVEDMVKKNLPPASSPGYGMTTGNNPMSGTTTPTNTFPGGPITTLFNMSMSIKDRHESVGHGEDFSKVSQNPILTSLLQITGNGGSTIGSSPTPPHHTPPPVSSMAGNTKNHPMLMNLLKDNPAQDFSTLYGSSPLERQNSSSGSPRMEMCSGSNKTKKKKSSRLPPDKPKHQTEDDFQRELFSMDVDSQNPIFDVNMTADTLDTPHITPAPSQCSTPPTTYPQPVPHPQPSIQRMVRLSSSDSIGPDVTDILSDIAEEASKLPSTSDDCPPIGTPVRDSSSSGHSQSALFDPDVFQANNNENPYTDPADLIADAAGSPSSDSPTNHFFPDGVDFNPDLLNSQSQSGFGEEYFDESSQSGDNDDFKGFASQALNTLGVPMLGGDNGETKFKGNSQADTVDFSIIAVAGKALGPTDLMEHHSGSQSPLLTTGDLGKEKTQKRVKEGNGASNSSLSGTGLDSKPGKRSRTPSNDGKSKDKPPKRKKADTEGKSPSHSSNRPFTPPTSTGGSKSPGSSGRSQTPPGVATPPIPKITIQIPKGTVMVGKPSSHSQYTSSGSVSSSGSKSHHSHSSLSSASNSGKMKSSKSEGSSSSKLSSSIYSSQGSSGSSQSKNSSQSGGKPGSSPITKHGLSSGSSSTKMKPQGKPSSLMNPSLSKPNISPSHSRPPGGSDKLASPMKPVPGTPPSSKAKSPISSGSGGSHMSGTSSSTGMKSSSGLGSSGSLSQKTPPSSNSCTASSSSFSSSGSSMSSSQNQHGSSKGKSPSRNKKPSLTAVIDKLKHGVVTSGPGGEDPMDGQMGVSTNSSHPVSSKHNMSGGEFQGKREKSDKDKSKVSTSGGSVDSSKKTSESKNVGSTGVAKIIISKHDGGSPSIKAKVTLQKPGEGGGEGLRPQMASSKNYGSPLISGSTPKHERGSPSHSKSPAYTPQNLDSESESGSSIAEKSYQNSPSSDDGIRPLPEYSTEKHKKHKKEKKKVKDKDRDRDKDRDKKKSHSIKPESWSKSPISSDQSLSMTSNTILSTDRPSRLSPDFMIGEEDDDLMDVALIGN from the exons AGCTCTCAAAG TAACATCTTTACCAGCAATGACTGACCGTTTGGAGTCTATAGCAAGACAGAATGG ACTGGGCTCTCATCTCAGTGCCAGTGGCACTGAATGTTACATCACGTCAGATATGTTCTATGTGGAAGTGCAGTTAGATCCTGCAGGACAGCTTTGTGATGTAAAAGTGGCTCACCATGGGGAGAATCCTGTG aGCTGTCCAGAGCTTGTACAGCAGCTAAG ggaaaaaaattttGATGAATTTTCTAAGCACCTTAAGGGTCTTGTTAATCTTTATAACCTTCCAGGGGACAA CAAACTGAAGACTAAAATGTACTTGGCTCTCCAATCCTTAGAACAGGATCTATCTAAAATGGCAGTTATGTATTG GAAAGCAACCAATGCTGGTCCCTTGGACAAGATTCTTCATGGAAGTGTTGGCTATCTCACTCCAAGAAGTGGGG gtCATTTAATGAACTTGAAGTATTATGCCTCTCCTTCTGACCTGCTGGATGATAAGACAACATCCCCTATCATTTTGCATGAGAATAATG ttCCTCGATCTTTGGGCATGAATGCATCAGTGACAATCGAAGGAACATCTGCTATGTATAAACTCCCAATTGCACCATTAATTATGGGATCACATCCAGTTGACAACAAATG gactCCCTCCTTCTCCTTAGTTACCAGTGCCAACAGTGTTGATCTTCCTGCTTGTTTCTTCTTGAAATTTCCCCAGCCACTTCCAGTATCTAGAGCATTTGTTCAGAAAATTCAGAACTGCACAG GAATTCCATTGTTTGAAACTCAGCCAACTTATGTACCCCTCTATGAACTGATCACTCAATTTGAACTGTCAAAGGATCCTGACCCCTTACCTTTGAATCACAACATGCGATTTTATGCT GCTCTTCCAGGTCAACAGCACTGCTATTTCCTCAACAAGGATGCTCCTCTTCCAGATGGTAGAAGTCTACAGGGAACCCTTGTTAGCAAAATCACCTTTCAGCACCCTGGCCGGGTTCCTCTTATCCTGAATCTGATCAGACACCAAGTGGCCTATAACACCCTAATAGGAAGCTGTGTCAAAAGAACTATTCTGAAGGAAG aTTCTCCAGGGCTTCTCCAATTTGAAGTGTGTCCCCTCTCAGAGTCTCGTTTCAGCGTGTCTTTTCAGCACCCTGTGAATGACTCCCTGGTGTGTG tggtaATGGATGTGCAGGACTCAACACATGTGAGCTGTAAACTCTACAAGGGGCTGTCAGATGCACTCATCTGCACAGATGACTTCATTGCCAAAGTTGTTCAAAG atgtatGTCGATTCCTGTGACGATGAGGGCTATTCGGAGGAAAGCTGAAACCATTCAGGCCGACACTCCAGCACTGTCCCTCATTGCAGAGACAGTTGAAGACATGGTGAAAAAGAACCTGCCCCCGGCTAGCAGCCCAGGGTATGGCATGACCACAGGCAACAACCCAATGAGTGGTACCACTACACCAACCAACACCTTTCCGGGGGGTCCCATTACCACCTTGTTTAATATGAGCATGAGCATCAAAGATCGGCATGAGTCGGTGGGCCATGGGGAGGACTTCAGCAAGGTATCTCAGAACCCAATTCTTACCAGTTTGTTGCAAATCACAGGGAACGGGGGGTCTACCATTGGCTCGAGTCCGACCCCTCCTCATCACACGCCGCCACCTGTCTCTTCGATGGCCGGCAACACCAAGAACCACCCGATGCTCATGAACCTTCTTAAAGATAATCCTGCCCAGGATTTCTCAACCCTTTATGGAAGCAGCCCTTTAGAAAGGCAGAACTCCTCTTCCGGCTCACCCCGGATGGAAATGTGCTCGGGAAGCAACAAGACAAAGAAGAAGAAGTCATCAAGATTACCACCTGACAAACCAAAGCACCAGACTGAAGATGACTTTCAGAGGGAGCTATTTTCAATGGATGTTGACTCACAAAACCCTATCTTTGATGTCAACATGACAGCTGACACGCTGGATACGCCACACATCACTCCAGCTCCAAGCCAGTGTAGTACTCCCCCAACAACTTACCCGCAACCAGTACCTCACCCCCAACCCAGTATTCAAAGGATGGTCCGACTATCCAGTTCAGACAGCATTGGCCCAGATGTAACTGATATCCTTTCAGACATTGCAGAAGAAGCTTCTAAGCTTCCCAGCACTAGTGACGATTGTCCACCCATTGGCACCCCTGTTCGAGATTCTTCAAGCTCTGGGCATTCTCAGAGTGCCCTCTTTGACCCTGATGTCTTTCAAGCCAATAATAATGAAAATCCATACACTGATCCAGCTGACCTTATTGCAGATGCTGCTGGCAGCCCCAGTAGTGACTCACCTACCaatcatttttttcctgatgGAGTAGATTTCAATCCTGATTTGTTGAACAGCCAGAGCCAaagtggttttggagaagaataTTTTGATGAAAGCAGCCAAAGTGGAGATAATGATGATTTCAAAGGATTTGCATCTCAGGCACTAAATACTTTGGGGGTGCCAATGCTTGGAGGTGATAATGGGGAGACTAAGTTTAAAGGCAATAGCCAAGCTGACACGGTTGATTTCAGTATTATAGCAGTGGCTGGTAAGGCTTTGGGTCCTACAGATCTTATGGAGCATCACAGTGGTAGCCAGAGTCCTTTATTGACCACTGGGGACTTAGGGAAAGAAAAGACTCAAAAGAGAGTAAAGGAAGGCAATGGTGCCAGTAATAGTAGTCTGTCAGGGACAGGATTAGACAGCAAACCAGGGAAGCGCAGTCGAACCCCTTCTAATGATGGCAAAAGCAAAGATAAGCCTCCAAAGCGGAAGAAGGCAGACACTGAGGGAAAGTCTCCATCTCACAGTTCTAACCGACCTTTCACCCCACCTACTAGTACAGGTGGATCCAAATCTCCAGGCAGTTCAGGAAGATCTCAGACTCCCCCAGGTGTTGCCACACCACCCATTCCCAAAATTACTATTCAGATTCCTAAGGGAACTGTGATGGTGGGCAAGCCCTCTTCTCACAGTCAGTATACCAGCAGTGGTTCTGTGTCTTCCTCAGGAAGTAAAAGCCACCATAGCCATTCTTCCTTATCTTCTGCTTCCAACTCAGGCAAGATGAAAAGCAGTAAATCAGAAGGTTCATCAAGTTCTAAGTTAAGTAGCAGTATATATTCTAGCCAGGGGTCTTCTGGATCTAGCCAATCCAAAAATTCATCCCAGTCTGGGGgaaagccaggctcctctcctatTACCAAGCATGGACTGAGCAGTGGCTCCAGCAGCACCAAGATGAAACCTCAAGGGAAGCCATCATCACTTATGAATCCTTCTTTAAGTAAACCAAACATATCCCCTTCCCATTCGAGGCCACCTGGAGGCTCTGATAAGCTTGCCTCTCCAATGAAGCCTGTTCCTGGGACTCCCCCATCCTCTAAAGCCAAGTCCCCTATCAGTTCAGGTTCTGGTGGTTCTCACATGTCTGGAACTAGTTCAAGCACCGGCATGAAGTCATCTTCAGGGTTAGGATCCTCAGGCTCATTGTCTCAGAAAACTCCCCCATCATCTAACTCTTGTACAgcatcttcctcttccttttcctcaagTGGCTCTTCCATGTCATCCTCTCAGAACCAGCATGGGAGTTCCAAAGGGAAATCTCCCAGCAGAAATAAGAAGCCGTCTTTAACAGCTGTCATAGATAAACTGAAGCATGGGGTTGTCACCAGTGGCCCTGGGGGTGAAGACCCAATGGACGGCCAAATGGGGGTGAGCACAAATTCTAGCCATCCTGTGTCCTCCAAACATAACATGTCTGGAGGAGAGTTCCAGGGCAAGCGTGAGAAAAGTGATAAAGACAAATCAAAGGTTTCCACCTCGGGGGGCTCAGTGGATTCATCTAAGAAGACCTCAGAGTCTAAAAATGTGGGGAGCACGGGTGTGGCAAAAATTATCATCAGCAAGCATGATGGGGGATCCCCCAGCATTAAAGCCAAAGTGACTTTGCAGAAACCTGGGGAAGGTGGTGGAGAAGGGCTCAGGCCTCAGATGGCCTCTTCCAAAAACTATGGCTCTCCACTCATCAGTGGTTCCACTCCAAAGCATGAGCGTGGCTCTCCCAGCCATAGTAAGTCACCAGCATATACCCCCCAGAATCTGGACAGTGAAAGTGAGTCAGGCTCCTCCATAGCAGAGAAATCTTATCAGAACAGTCCTAGCTCAGATGATGGCATCCGACCTCTTCCAGAATACAGCACAGAGAAGCATAAGaagcacaaaaaagaaaagaagaaagtaaaggaCAAAGATAGGGACCGGGACAAAGACCGAGACAAGAAAAAATCTCATAGCATCAAGCCAGAGAGTTGGTCTAAATCACCCATCTCTTCAGACCAGTCCTTGTCTATGACAAGTAACACAATCTTATCTACAGACAGGCCCTCAAGGCTCAGCCCTGACTTTATGATTGGGGAGGAAGATGACGATCTTATGGATGTGGCCCTGATTGGCAACTAG
- the MED1 gene encoding mediator of RNA polymerase II transcription subunit 1 isoform X2, producing the protein MYLALQSLEQDLSKMAVMYWKATNAGPLDKILHGSVGYLTPRSGGHLMNLKYYASPSDLLDDKTTSPIILHENNVPRSLGMNASVTIEGTSAMYKLPIAPLIMGSHPVDNKWTPSFSLVTSANSVDLPACFFLKFPQPLPVSRAFVQKIQNCTGIPLFETQPTYVPLYELITQFELSKDPDPLPLNHNMRFYAALPGQQHCYFLNKDAPLPDGRSLQGTLVSKITFQHPGRVPLILNLIRHQVAYNTLIGSCVKRTILKEDSPGLLQFEVCPLSESRFSVSFQHPVNDSLVCVVMDVQDSTHVSCKLYKGLSDALICTDDFIAKVVQRCMSIPVTMRAIRRKAETIQADTPALSLIAETVEDMVKKNLPPASSPGYGMTTGNNPMSGTTTPTNTFPGGPITTLFNMSMSIKDRHESVGHGEDFSKVSQNPILTSLLQITGNGGSTIGSSPTPPHHTPPPVSSMAGNTKNHPMLMNLLKDNPAQDFSTLYGSSPLERQNSSSGSPRMEMCSGSNKTKKKKSSRLPPDKPKHQTEDDFQRELFSMDVDSQNPIFDVNMTADTLDTPHITPAPSQCSTPPTTYPQPVPHPQPSIQRMVRLSSSDSIGPDVTDILSDIAEEASKLPSTSDDCPPIGTPVRDSSSSGHSQSALFDPDVFQANNNENPYTDPADLIADAAGSPSSDSPTNHFFPDGVDFNPDLLNSQSQSGFGEEYFDESSQSGDNDDFKGFASQALNTLGVPMLGGDNGETKFKGNSQADTVDFSIIAVAGKALGPTDLMEHHSGSQSPLLTTGDLGKEKTQKRVKEGNGASNSSLSGTGLDSKPGKRSRTPSNDGKSKDKPPKRKKADTEGKSPSHSSNRPFTPPTSTGGSKSPGSSGRSQTPPGVATPPIPKITIQIPKGTVMVGKPSSHSQYTSSGSVSSSGSKSHHSHSSLSSASNSGKMKSSKSEGSSSSKLSSSIYSSQGSSGSSQSKNSSQSGGKPGSSPITKHGLSSGSSSTKMKPQGKPSSLMNPSLSKPNISPSHSRPPGGSDKLASPMKPVPGTPPSSKAKSPISSGSGGSHMSGTSSSTGMKSSSGLGSSGSLSQKTPPSSNSCTASSSSFSSSGSSMSSSQNQHGSSKGKSPSRNKKPSLTAVIDKLKHGVVTSGPGGEDPMDGQMGVSTNSSHPVSSKHNMSGGEFQGKREKSDKDKSKVSTSGGSVDSSKKTSESKNVGSTGVAKIIISKHDGGSPSIKAKVTLQKPGEGGGEGLRPQMASSKNYGSPLISGSTPKHERGSPSHSKSPAYTPQNLDSESESGSSIAEKSYQNSPSSDDGIRPLPEYSTEKHKKHKKEKKKVKDKDRDRDKDRDKKKSHSIKPESWSKSPISSDQSLSMTSNTILSTDRPSRLSPDFMIGEEDDDLMDVALIGN; encoded by the exons ATGTACTTGGCTCTCCAATCCTTAGAACAGGATCTATCTAAAATGGCAGTTATGTATTG GAAAGCAACCAATGCTGGTCCCTTGGACAAGATTCTTCATGGAAGTGTTGGCTATCTCACTCCAAGAAGTGGGG gtCATTTAATGAACTTGAAGTATTATGCCTCTCCTTCTGACCTGCTGGATGATAAGACAACATCCCCTATCATTTTGCATGAGAATAATG ttCCTCGATCTTTGGGCATGAATGCATCAGTGACAATCGAAGGAACATCTGCTATGTATAAACTCCCAATTGCACCATTAATTATGGGATCACATCCAGTTGACAACAAATG gactCCCTCCTTCTCCTTAGTTACCAGTGCCAACAGTGTTGATCTTCCTGCTTGTTTCTTCTTGAAATTTCCCCAGCCACTTCCAGTATCTAGAGCATTTGTTCAGAAAATTCAGAACTGCACAG GAATTCCATTGTTTGAAACTCAGCCAACTTATGTACCCCTCTATGAACTGATCACTCAATTTGAACTGTCAAAGGATCCTGACCCCTTACCTTTGAATCACAACATGCGATTTTATGCT GCTCTTCCAGGTCAACAGCACTGCTATTTCCTCAACAAGGATGCTCCTCTTCCAGATGGTAGAAGTCTACAGGGAACCCTTGTTAGCAAAATCACCTTTCAGCACCCTGGCCGGGTTCCTCTTATCCTGAATCTGATCAGACACCAAGTGGCCTATAACACCCTAATAGGAAGCTGTGTCAAAAGAACTATTCTGAAGGAAG aTTCTCCAGGGCTTCTCCAATTTGAAGTGTGTCCCCTCTCAGAGTCTCGTTTCAGCGTGTCTTTTCAGCACCCTGTGAATGACTCCCTGGTGTGTG tggtaATGGATGTGCAGGACTCAACACATGTGAGCTGTAAACTCTACAAGGGGCTGTCAGATGCACTCATCTGCACAGATGACTTCATTGCCAAAGTTGTTCAAAG atgtatGTCGATTCCTGTGACGATGAGGGCTATTCGGAGGAAAGCTGAAACCATTCAGGCCGACACTCCAGCACTGTCCCTCATTGCAGAGACAGTTGAAGACATGGTGAAAAAGAACCTGCCCCCGGCTAGCAGCCCAGGGTATGGCATGACCACAGGCAACAACCCAATGAGTGGTACCACTACACCAACCAACACCTTTCCGGGGGGTCCCATTACCACCTTGTTTAATATGAGCATGAGCATCAAAGATCGGCATGAGTCGGTGGGCCATGGGGAGGACTTCAGCAAGGTATCTCAGAACCCAATTCTTACCAGTTTGTTGCAAATCACAGGGAACGGGGGGTCTACCATTGGCTCGAGTCCGACCCCTCCTCATCACACGCCGCCACCTGTCTCTTCGATGGCCGGCAACACCAAGAACCACCCGATGCTCATGAACCTTCTTAAAGATAATCCTGCCCAGGATTTCTCAACCCTTTATGGAAGCAGCCCTTTAGAAAGGCAGAACTCCTCTTCCGGCTCACCCCGGATGGAAATGTGCTCGGGAAGCAACAAGACAAAGAAGAAGAAGTCATCAAGATTACCACCTGACAAACCAAAGCACCAGACTGAAGATGACTTTCAGAGGGAGCTATTTTCAATGGATGTTGACTCACAAAACCCTATCTTTGATGTCAACATGACAGCTGACACGCTGGATACGCCACACATCACTCCAGCTCCAAGCCAGTGTAGTACTCCCCCAACAACTTACCCGCAACCAGTACCTCACCCCCAACCCAGTATTCAAAGGATGGTCCGACTATCCAGTTCAGACAGCATTGGCCCAGATGTAACTGATATCCTTTCAGACATTGCAGAAGAAGCTTCTAAGCTTCCCAGCACTAGTGACGATTGTCCACCCATTGGCACCCCTGTTCGAGATTCTTCAAGCTCTGGGCATTCTCAGAGTGCCCTCTTTGACCCTGATGTCTTTCAAGCCAATAATAATGAAAATCCATACACTGATCCAGCTGACCTTATTGCAGATGCTGCTGGCAGCCCCAGTAGTGACTCACCTACCaatcatttttttcctgatgGAGTAGATTTCAATCCTGATTTGTTGAACAGCCAGAGCCAaagtggttttggagaagaataTTTTGATGAAAGCAGCCAAAGTGGAGATAATGATGATTTCAAAGGATTTGCATCTCAGGCACTAAATACTTTGGGGGTGCCAATGCTTGGAGGTGATAATGGGGAGACTAAGTTTAAAGGCAATAGCCAAGCTGACACGGTTGATTTCAGTATTATAGCAGTGGCTGGTAAGGCTTTGGGTCCTACAGATCTTATGGAGCATCACAGTGGTAGCCAGAGTCCTTTATTGACCACTGGGGACTTAGGGAAAGAAAAGACTCAAAAGAGAGTAAAGGAAGGCAATGGTGCCAGTAATAGTAGTCTGTCAGGGACAGGATTAGACAGCAAACCAGGGAAGCGCAGTCGAACCCCTTCTAATGATGGCAAAAGCAAAGATAAGCCTCCAAAGCGGAAGAAGGCAGACACTGAGGGAAAGTCTCCATCTCACAGTTCTAACCGACCTTTCACCCCACCTACTAGTACAGGTGGATCCAAATCTCCAGGCAGTTCAGGAAGATCTCAGACTCCCCCAGGTGTTGCCACACCACCCATTCCCAAAATTACTATTCAGATTCCTAAGGGAACTGTGATGGTGGGCAAGCCCTCTTCTCACAGTCAGTATACCAGCAGTGGTTCTGTGTCTTCCTCAGGAAGTAAAAGCCACCATAGCCATTCTTCCTTATCTTCTGCTTCCAACTCAGGCAAGATGAAAAGCAGTAAATCAGAAGGTTCATCAAGTTCTAAGTTAAGTAGCAGTATATATTCTAGCCAGGGGTCTTCTGGATCTAGCCAATCCAAAAATTCATCCCAGTCTGGGGgaaagccaggctcctctcctatTACCAAGCATGGACTGAGCAGTGGCTCCAGCAGCACCAAGATGAAACCTCAAGGGAAGCCATCATCACTTATGAATCCTTCTTTAAGTAAACCAAACATATCCCCTTCCCATTCGAGGCCACCTGGAGGCTCTGATAAGCTTGCCTCTCCAATGAAGCCTGTTCCTGGGACTCCCCCATCCTCTAAAGCCAAGTCCCCTATCAGTTCAGGTTCTGGTGGTTCTCACATGTCTGGAACTAGTTCAAGCACCGGCATGAAGTCATCTTCAGGGTTAGGATCCTCAGGCTCATTGTCTCAGAAAACTCCCCCATCATCTAACTCTTGTACAgcatcttcctcttccttttcctcaagTGGCTCTTCCATGTCATCCTCTCAGAACCAGCATGGGAGTTCCAAAGGGAAATCTCCCAGCAGAAATAAGAAGCCGTCTTTAACAGCTGTCATAGATAAACTGAAGCATGGGGTTGTCACCAGTGGCCCTGGGGGTGAAGACCCAATGGACGGCCAAATGGGGGTGAGCACAAATTCTAGCCATCCTGTGTCCTCCAAACATAACATGTCTGGAGGAGAGTTCCAGGGCAAGCGTGAGAAAAGTGATAAAGACAAATCAAAGGTTTCCACCTCGGGGGGCTCAGTGGATTCATCTAAGAAGACCTCAGAGTCTAAAAATGTGGGGAGCACGGGTGTGGCAAAAATTATCATCAGCAAGCATGATGGGGGATCCCCCAGCATTAAAGCCAAAGTGACTTTGCAGAAACCTGGGGAAGGTGGTGGAGAAGGGCTCAGGCCTCAGATGGCCTCTTCCAAAAACTATGGCTCTCCACTCATCAGTGGTTCCACTCCAAAGCATGAGCGTGGCTCTCCCAGCCATAGTAAGTCACCAGCATATACCCCCCAGAATCTGGACAGTGAAAGTGAGTCAGGCTCCTCCATAGCAGAGAAATCTTATCAGAACAGTCCTAGCTCAGATGATGGCATCCGACCTCTTCCAGAATACAGCACAGAGAAGCATAAGaagcacaaaaaagaaaagaagaaagtaaaggaCAAAGATAGGGACCGGGACAAAGACCGAGACAAGAAAAAATCTCATAGCATCAAGCCAGAGAGTTGGTCTAAATCACCCATCTCTTCAGACCAGTCCTTGTCTATGACAAGTAACACAATCTTATCTACAGACAGGCCCTCAAGGCTCAGCCCTGACTTTATGATTGGGGAGGAAGATGACGATCTTATGGATGTGGCCCTGATTGGCAACTAG